In Limisalsivibrio acetivorans, one genomic interval encodes:
- a CDS encoding tetratricopeptide repeat protein yields MKIIITILTLFTLISFSAFANPFKEGEQALRSGNYQQALELLSQGLEKQPDNPPALVGRGIAKMNLGDPQGAIEDFRQAVNYDPQNANAYYNMGLAEQRMGNAGEAIEHYNKAESINSNMAGLYSNRAALKYSMGNYSGAEQDASNAVSNFPNQAEGYINRALAKLGQGKTEAALPDLDKAAQLAPNNFAVFMNRGNVYKAMTMPKKAIEDYTKAIQLKSSEPAPWYNRAQTKFLMSDYRGAIEDYKEAISRKPDYTEAYFYRAAARDRIGEDGKALQDYKRHLELGGSHRAEAENRIRILENR; encoded by the coding sequence ATGAAAATTATTATCACGATACTTACTCTCTTTACTCTTATCTCCTTTTCGGCCTTTGCAAATCCCTTTAAGGAGGGTGAGCAGGCGTTGAGATCGGGTAACTATCAGCAGGCGCTGGAGCTTTTAAGTCAGGGTCTTGAGAAACAGCCGGATAACCCTCCCGCACTTGTGGGTAGAGGGATTGCAAAGATGAACCTCGGGGATCCCCAGGGAGCCATTGAGGATTTCCGTCAGGCTGTGAACTACGATCCGCAGAATGCGAACGCCTATTACAACATGGGGCTTGCCGAGCAGAGGATGGGTAACGCCGGTGAAGCGATAGAGCATTACAACAAGGCGGAGAGCATAAACAGCAATATGGCAGGGCTTTACTCCAACCGTGCCGCCCTTAAATATTCCATGGGAAACTACAGCGGTGCGGAGCAGGATGCCTCCAATGCGGTATCAAACTTCCCCAATCAGGCAGAGGGGTATATAAACCGTGCTCTGGCTAAGCTTGGTCAGGGTAAAACAGAGGCTGCGCTTCCGGATCTCGACAAAGCGGCCCAGCTTGCGCCGAACAACTTCGCAGTCTTTATGAACAGAGGAAACGTCTACAAGGCGATGACAATGCCGAAGAAGGCGATTGAGGACTACACCAAGGCGATACAGCTCAAAAGCTCCGAGCCGGCCCCCTGGTACAACAGGGCGCAGACAAAGTTCCTCATGAGCGACTATAGAGGTGCAATTGAGGACTACAAAGAGGCGATCAGCAGAAAGCCGGATTACACCGAGGCGTACTTCTACAGAGCCGCCGCAAGGGACCGCATCGGTGAGGATGGTAAAGCCCTGCAGGATTACAAACGCCATCTTGAGCTTGGCGGTTCCCACAGGGCGGAGGCGGAGAACAGGATAAGGATC